A stretch of the Capsicum annuum cultivar UCD-10X-F1 unplaced genomic scaffold, UCD10Xv1.1 ctg2754, whole genome shotgun sequence genome encodes the following:
- the LOC124890948 gene encoding uncharacterized protein LOC124890948, whose translation MVADLGEKQLEALISMLQRYERISIDPKDQEKTTFTCPYGTFAFKQMLFELCNALATFERCMMSILSDMIEDTLKEKCHFIVKEGIVLGHKIFTKGINIDRAKAEVIEKLPPSISVKEVKFNFDDDFLKAFECLRGKLVDAPIIAAPDWSKPLEIMYNASGVALGVSEEESNSNTSSSGSSPDEAKVVTSLPNPVGTKTKATNIESQTKEADVETETEDGNLIRMSDGN comes from the exons ATGGTGGCTGATTTAGGTGAGAAGCAGTTGGAGGCGCTTATTTCTATGCTTCAGAGATACGAAAGG ATTTCTATAGACCCGAAGGATCAAGAGAAAACAACATTCAcctgcccatatggtacttttgcattcaagcaaATGCTATTTGAACTGTGTAATGCACTTGCTACCTTTgaacggtgcatgatgtctattttatcAGATATGATTGAAGATACCTtgaag gagaaatgccacttcatagtgaaggagggcattgttctggGACACAAAATTTTTACAAAAGGAATTAACATTGATCGAGCTAAAGCCGAGGTTATTGAAAAGCTTCCACCTTCCATTTCAGTAAAG GAGGTTAAGTTCAACTttgatgatgatttcttgaaggcatttgaatgcctcagaGGGAAGCTAGTTGACGCACCTATTATTGCTGCACCGGATTGGTCAAAGCCACTTGAGATTATGTATAATGCAAGTGGTGTTGCACTTGGAGTT TCTGAAGAAGAGAGTAACAGTAACACAAGCAGTAGTGGATCAAGCCCAGACGAGGCTAAGGTAGTCACATCTCTCCCTAATCCAGTTGGAACCAAAACTAAGGCTACCAATATAGAGTCACAAACTAAAGAAGCCGATGTGGAGACTGAGACTGAGGATGGCAACTTGATCAGGATGTCAGATGGCAACTAA